In Candidatus Manganitrophus morganii, the genomic window CTGTTGGTTTTCCTGCTGAACGTGAATCAGGTTGATATAGCCGTTCCAGACACCGCCGATCCCGTCGAGCACCGCATGGGTTCCCTGCTGGACGTAGTAGACCACCCCTCCGATCGGGACTTCCACCCATCGCAACGGCCTTTTTTGAAGCTCGGGAGAGATAAAGATGATCGTCAGACCGAGGATAAAAGAGAGAATGAGGAAACGTTTATAGATATTTCGGCGGCGAAGCATCCGCTGACCTAGCTGTGCGATTGAAAACCCTCCTAAAACAACGTGCCTTTACTGGATAAAAACGCCCCGCTTCTAAATTATTGCGAGGCGATTGAAATCCGTCGGAGGAGACTCAGCTGATCGAGCGCCTTTCCCGTTCCGAGCGCCACGGTATTGAGCGGATTGTCGACGGTAATGATCGGGAGGTTTGTTTCTTCACGCAGGCGGATATCCATCCCCCGCAAAAGCGATCCTCCCCCGGTCAAGACGATTCCGCGATCGATAATATCCCCCGCCAACTCCGGGGGGGTGTTCTCCAAGGCGACCTTGATCGCATTGACGATGGCGGAGATCGGCTCGGCGAGCGCTTCCCGGATCTCCCCGTCATCGATCACCAGCGTCTTCGGAATTCCGGAGATCAAATCCCGCCCTTTGATCATATAGGTCTTCTTCTCTTCCAGCGGATAGGCGGAGCCGATCTCGAATTTGATCTGCTCGGCCATGTGATCTCCGATGAGAAGATTATATTTTCGCTTGATGTAGTTGACGATGGCGTCGTCCATCTTATCTCCCGCCACCTTCACCGATTCCGAGTAGACGATGCCGGCCAGAGAGATGACGGCGATGTCGGTCGTGCCGCCGCCGATATCGACCACCATGTTTCCGGACGGCTCGGCAATCGGAAGCCCCGCGCCGATGGCGGCGGCGATCGGCTGCTCGATCAGATAAACCTCGCGCGCCCCCGCCAGTTCCGCGGAGTCGCGCACCGCCCGCTGCTCCACCTGCGTGACCCGCGAAGGAACCCCGATGATCACACGGGGGCGGACGAAAGTGTTCCGATTGTGAGCCTTCTTGATGAAGTGATTCAGCATCTTCTCGGCGATTTCGAAATCGGCGATCACGCCGTCTTTCATCGGCCGGATGGCGACGATGTTTCCGGGGGTGCGCCCCAGCATCTTTTTCGCCTCCGCCCCGATCGCGACCACCTTTCCCGATTTTCGCTCGATCGCCACCACCGAAGGCTCGTTGATGACGATCCCCTTCCCCCTCACGTAAACCAGCGTGTTCGCGGTCCCCAGATCAATGGCCAAGTCGTTTGAAAACCACCCCAAGATGCTGCTTGTCAGTCCCATCATCCCCTCATTATTTTTCTAAAGATTCGAACACAGCGTGATCGAGCACCTGCGTCTTCGCCAATTCGTCCCCAACCCGCAACCCTTTCGGATTGCCGATCATCAACAACGCTTCAAAACCGATAACCATCAATGAGAACAGCCAACCGATGTAAGGGAGGTAAAAAAGTAAATAGGCGGTCGCCAGCGGGAAATTGCGGATAATCGATTCCTTGAAGGAAGCTTTTTTTCGCGTTGCAGGGGTAATGATCTGAAGACCGATCAGCTGTTTCCCGATGCTTCTCCCTTCGCCAAAACCGTCAGAAATCAAAAGGTAGGAAAGCCCTGCCAGAAAGCTGATTCGAAGCGGTATTTCATAGATCGCGGCAACAACCAATAAATCGAGGAATTTAGCGATAAACCGATGGAGGACACTCGCTTTAGGATAGACCCAAGAACCTGCTACCTCCTCACCCAGCTCCGTCAACACAAGGACCTTTCGTCCGATCATAAAATAGATGCCATTATACATCAAAAAATAAAAAATGTTTAAGAAAAATGTCGCCGCTTCGCGGCCGGCGGGGTTGCTTTTTGTACCGACTGATGTTATCCTAACCTCCGCAAAAAGGAGGATCACTTGCTAAAGGTCATTCGTAAAGGAGCCATCGAAAATCCCTGGTTCTTCCGGCTCGTCATGATCGGACTCGCCGTCGTGTTCACCGCCACCATGGGATGGTGGGGCTTCGAGCAGACCGAAGACAACGCCATCGCCAAAGTGGACCGCGCCTCCGTCTCCATTGAGGAGTATCAGCGCGCCTATAAAAACGCGTCCGACTTCTACCGGGAGGTCTTTCAGGATAAATTCGACGATAAAGACCTGCGAAAACGGGTGATCGACGAGCTCGTCGACCGAAAACTTTGGCTGCAGGAGGCGCGTCGGATGAAGCTGGTGGTGAGCGATGAGGAACTCAAGCGCTCGATCACCGAGCTTCCCGGCTTCCAGAAAGAGGGCAAATTCGACCCGGCGGTTTACCGTCTCGTTCTCGCCAGAGAACATTATACCCCCGAAGGCTTCGAACGGCAACATCGGGAAGAATTATTGATTGAAAAAGTGAAAACGATCGTGAAGGA contains:
- a CDS encoding RDD family protein — encoded protein: MILLFAEVRITSVGTKSNPAGREAATFFLNIFYFLMYNGIYFMIGRKVLVLTELGEEVAGSWVYPKASVLHRFIAKFLDLLVVAAIYEIPLRISFLAGLSYLLISDGFGEGRSIGKQLIGLQIITPATRKKASFKESIIRNFPLATAYLLFYLPYIGWLFSLMVIGFEALLMIGNPKGLRVGDELAKTQVLDHAVFESLEK
- a CDS encoding rod shape-determining protein, encoding MGLTSSILGWFSNDLAIDLGTANTLVYVRGKGIVINEPSVVAIERKSGKVVAIGAEAKKMLGRTPGNIVAIRPMKDGVIADFEIAEKMLNHFIKKAHNRNTFVRPRVIIGVPSRVTQVEQRAVRDSAELAGAREVYLIEQPIAAAIGAGLPIAEPSGNMVVDIGGGTTDIAVISLAGIVYSESVKVAGDKMDDAIVNYIKRKYNLLIGDHMAEQIKFEIGSAYPLEEKKTYMIKGRDLISGIPKTLVIDDGEIREALAEPISAIVNAIKVALENTPPELAGDIIDRGIVLTGGGSLLRGMDIRLREETNLPIITVDNPLNTVALGTGKALDQLSLLRRISIASQ
- a CDS encoding SurA N-terminal domain-containing protein; the encoded protein is MLKVIRKGAIENPWFFRLVMIGLAVVFTATMGWWGFEQTEDNAIAKVDRASVSIEEYQRAYKNASDFYREVFQDKFDDKDLRKRVIDELVDRKLWLQEARRMKLVVSDEELKRSITELPGFQKEGKFDPAVYRLVLAREHYTPEGFERQHREELLIEKVKTIVKESVALTPSEEEDAKKSNPANPDPDRAASDLLFQKKQRALNAYTLALREKAAINVKEELL